Proteins co-encoded in one Solea senegalensis isolate Sse05_10M linkage group LG8, IFAPA_SoseM_1, whole genome shotgun sequence genomic window:
- the LOC122773780 gene encoding odorant receptor 131-2-like: MAANDSSVRVNNDSVILVQVFISLFLCINFLLITVFFMKDFFYTTMRYIFFAMTLMSDCVILILSDVLLLLFHFHFTIQMSFCLIVYVTVSLYTFITPLTLTVMTLERFVAICMPLRHGELCSTRSALHCILIIHAISALPDVIFLSIFFASVNHSFYTQSGECSVENFILHTWQGHLRSAISQFYFLIMVIIIMFSYFKIMKVARAASGQNRKSTRKGLRTVVLHGFQLFLCLFLLWCPIIEAAVRQINVVLYVNVRYFNYIVFILSPRCLSPLIYGLRDERFFVDLRSFVLCGLYKKQLSNES, translated from the coding sequence ATGGCAGCCAATGACTCTTCAGTGCGTGTAAACAATGACAGTGTCATTCTAGTTCAGGTTTTCATATCACTTTTCCTTTGCATCAACTTTTTGCTGATCACAGTCTTTTTCATGAAGGATTTCTTCTACACAACCATGCGCTACATCTTCTTTGCAATGACTCTCATGtctgattgtgtgattttaatccTGAGTGATGttctgcttcttttatttcactttcatttcactaTACAAATGTCCTTCTGCCTTAttgtgtatgtgactgtgtcCTTATACACTTTTATCACTCCACTGACTCTGACAGTGATGACGCTGGAGCGCTTTGTGGCCATTTGCATGCCCCTGCGACACGGAGAGCTGTGCTCCACACGCAGCGCTCTGCActgcatcctcatcattcatgccATCAGCGCTCTGCCCGATGtgatttttctctccatcttctttgcGTCTGTGAACCACAGCTTCTACACCCAGAGCGGTGAGTGCTCTGTGGAGAATTTCATCCTCCATACCTGGCAGGGTCATCTTAGGTCTGCAATAAGTCAGTTTTACTTCTTGATCAtggttatcattatcatgttcTCATACTTCAAAATAATGAAGGTGGCCAGGGCTGCATCaggacagaacaggaagtcgacAAGGAAAGGCCTCAGAACTGTGGTTCTTCATGGCTTTCAGctgttcctctgtcttttcttgcTGTGGTGTCCTATCATTGAAGCTGCTGTGCGTCAGATTAACGTGGTGCTCTACGttaatgtcaggtactttaactaCATCGTGTTCATTCTTTCTCCGAGGTGTTTGAGTCCTCTCATTTACGGCCTCAGGGATGAAAGGTTTTTTGTTGATCTGAGAAGCTTTGTTCTTTGTGGTTTGTATAAGAAGCAATTGTCAAATGAATCGTGA
- the LOC122773758 gene encoding odorant receptor 131-2-like: protein MAANDSSVRVNNDSVILVQVFISLFLCINFLLITVFFMKDFFYTTMRYIFFAMTLMSDCVILILSDVLLLLFHFHFTIQMSFCLIVYVTVSLYTFITPLTLTVMTLERFVAICMPLRHGELCSTRSALHCILIIHAISALPDVIFLSIFFASVNHSFYTQSGECSVEKFILHTWQGHLRSAISQFYFLIMVIIIMFSYFKIMKVARAASGQNRKSTRKGLRTVVLHGFQLFLCLFLLWCPIIEAAVLQINLVLYVNVRYFNYIVFILSPRCLSPLIYGLRDERFFVDLRSFVLCGLYKKQLSNES from the coding sequence ATGGCAGCCAATGACTCTTCAGTGCGTGTAAACAATGACAGTGTCATTCTAGTTCAGGTTTTCATATCACTTTTCCTTTGCATCAACTTTTTGCTGATCACAGTCTTTTTCATGAAGGATTTCTTCTACACAACCATGCGCTACATCTTCTTTGCAATGACTCTCATGtctgattgtgtgattttaatccTGAGTGATGttctgcttcttttatttcactttcatttcactaTACAAATGTCCTTCTGCCTTAttgtgtatgtgactgtgtcCTTATACACTTTTATCACTCCACTGACTCTGACAGTGATGACGCTGGAGCGCTTTGTGGCCATTTGCATGCCCCTGCGACACGGAGAGCTGTGCTCCACACGCAGCGCTCTGCActgcatcctcatcattcatgccATCAGCGCTCTGCCCGATGtgatttttctctccatcttctttgcGTCTGTGAACCACAGCTTCTACACCCAGAGCGGTGAGTGCTCTGTGGAGAAGTTCATCCTCCATACCTGGCAGGGTCATCTTAGGTCTGCAATAAGTCAGTTTTACTTCTTGATCAtggttatcattatcatgttcTCATACTTCAAAATAATGAAGGTGGCCAGGGCTGCATCaggacagaacaggaagtcgacAAGGAAAGGCCTCAGAACTGTGGTTCTTCATGGCTTTCAGctgttcctctgtcttttcttgcTGTGGTGTCCTATCATTGAAGCTGCTGTGCTTCAGATTAACCTGGTGCTCTACGttaatgtcaggtactttaactaCATCGTGTTCATTCTTTCTCCGAGGTGTTTGAGTCCTCTCATTTACGGCCTCAGGGATGAAAGGTTTTTTGTTGATCTGAGAAGCTTTGTTCTTTGTGGTTTGTATAAGAAGCAATTGTCAAATGAATCGTGA